One window from the genome of Podospora pseudocomata strain CBS 415.72m chromosome 6, whole genome shotgun sequence encodes:
- the PTR2_4 gene encoding peptide transporter ptr2 (EggNog:ENOG503NVVT; COG:E), which yields MATNEKPEKAVAMTGDTSDVESASLPSVNPRTITEDNYLGRPTEEDLATLRRVPGNIPVIAYLICVVEFCERASYYGVQPLISNYVNRPMPRGGNGWGAPPRDRNDQQTAGALGMGTVAANAVTQSFSMLAYALPVVFGWMADAKFGRFKLICWGVAVFGVAHALMVAAGSKDLLLAGTSKAPYFLSVYILAVGAAMFKPNVSPLLLDQVTTTVPTVITLSSGERVIQDPESTTERVMLWFYLMINIGGFMGVATSYSEKYVGWWLAFLIPLILYLPLPFLLWFLYKRLILHPPGGSDLPNVFKILSICFRRGGFAKFGRHGFWDLAKPSNIAAAGLAESYPTRWNDDFVEDVRRTFQATGIFCFFPIQYINDNGIGAAASFLSTMLETNGVPNDVISNFNALSIICFAPILNYGLYPLLRKMGIHYGPIARITTGLLMSSVGGAGYTIITHYAYKQSPCGEYGSSDCTIGTGVAPISIWWMAIPFAIGGISELFVNVPAYGLAYSRAPPNMRGLVSALNLFTSAVAYAIGLACSSVIQDPHLVWDFGGPAITGGILSVVFYFLFRHIDREEYVLSKNNGPTNVEVEGVVAGAALKETTEK from the exons ATGG caacaaacGAGAAGCCTGAAAAGGCTGTCGCCATGACGGGTGATACGAGTGACGTTGAGTCGGCTTCGCTGCCTTCGGTCAACCCCCGTACCATCACCGAAGACAACTACCTCGGCAGGCCTACTGAGGAAGACCTCGCTACCCTCCGTCGTGTCCCCGGTAACATCCCAGTCATCGCCTATCTGATCTGTGTTGTCGAGTTCTGCGAAAGAGCCTCTTACTACGGCGTCCAACCCCTCATCAGCAACTATGTCAACAGACCTATGCCACGAGGAGGCAATGGTTGGGGCGCCCCTCCCCGCGACAGGAATGACCAGCAGACGGCCGGTGCTCTGGGAATGGGCACCGTCGCCGCCAACGCTGTGACGCAGAGCTTCAGCATGTTGGCCTACGCCCTGCCAGTGGTGTTTGGTTGGATGGCCGATGCCAAGTTTGGCCGCTTCAAGCTGATCTGCTGGGGCGTGGCCGTGTTTGGTGTTGCCCATGCCCTCATGGTGGCTGCCGGCAGCAAAGACTTACTATTGGCGGGGACATCCAAGGCTCCTTATTTTTTGTCTGTCTATATACTTGCCGTGGGTGCAG CCATGTTCAAGCCCAATGTTTCCCCACTCCTTCTCGATCAAGTAACAACTACCGTGCCCACCGTTATCACGCTGAGCagtggggagagggtgatcCAGGATCCCGAGTCGACGACGGAGCGCGTTA TGCTCTGGTTTTACTTGATGATCAACATTGGCGGGTTTATGGGCGTTGCCACGTCGTATTCAGAAAAATATGTTGGT TGGTGGCTTGCCTTTCTGATCCCGCTCATCCTCTACCTTCCCCTGCCATTCCTTCTCTGGTTCCTTTACAAGCGTTtgatcctccacccccctggTGGAAGCGACCTTCCCAACGTGTTCAAGATCCTCAGCATCTGCTTCCGCCGTGGTGGCTTTGCCAAATTCGGTCGGCATGGGTTCTGGGACCTCGCCAAACCATCCAACATTGCAGCTGCAGGCCTCGCCGAGAGCTACCCAACCCGCTGGAACGATGACTTCGTCGAAGACGTGCGCCGTACCTTTCAGGCCACAGgcatcttttgcttcttcccCATCCAGTACATCAATGACAATGGCATTGGCGCGGCGGCCAGTTTCTTGTCAACTATGCTGGAGACAAACGGCGTCCCCAACGATGTTATTTCCAACTTCAACGCCTTGAGCATCATTTGCTTCGCGCCCATTCTCAACTACGGATTGTATCCGCTTCTTCGTAAGATGGGCATTCACTACGGCCCCATCGCCCGCATCACAACTGGCCTCTTGATGTCGAGTGTTGGTGGAGCTGGatacaccatcatcacccactaCGCCTACAAGCAGTCACCATGCGGGGAATATGGGAGCAGCGACTGCACCATCGGGACTGGCGTGGCCCCCATCAGCATCTGGTGGATGGCCATTCCTTTTGCCATTGGAGGCATCTCAGAGCTGTTCGTCAACGTCCCCGCCTATGGCCTCGCGTACTCTCGTGCACCTCCCAACATGCGCGGGCTTGTCTCtgccctcaacctcttcacCTCGGCGGTTGCGTACGCCATCGGTTTGGCATGCAGCAGCGTCATTCAAGATCCTCATCTGGTGTGGGACTTTGGCGGTCCTGCCATTACAGGTGGAATTTTGAGTGTGGTGTTTTACTTTTTGTTTAGGCACATCGATAGGGAGGAGTATGTGCTTAGCAAGAATAATGGGCCCACGAATGTGGaagtggagggggttgtcgCTGGTGCTGCACTCAAGGAAACCACTGAGAAGTAa
- a CDS encoding hypothetical protein (EggNog:ENOG503NVFV; COG:J), whose translation MMDGVAASDKMRVLLFFFFFSLCSGSITAIFGCFDSVEMGGGSLTYFKSLAGLAAAATTTAAMAPAGAAADFFKMPLCGRSFRLEEASIDDMQKAMGNGTVTAVQLVECYAQRVLQTDDYINSLLEFNPDALDIAANLDRERRAGKVRGPMHGIPFTVKENIGTKDKMETTAGSWALLGSRVPRDAFVVKKLREAGGVLLGKATLSEWADMRSNNYSEGYSARGGQARSPYNFTVNPGGSSSGSAIGVAANAVAVSLGTETDGSVINPAMRNSVVGFKPTVGLTSRAGVVPETEHQDTVGTFGRSVRDAVYTLDAIYGKDQRDNYTLAQQSPRGGYTQFLTNKRALRGAAFGLPWQCFWRHADPEQLRQLTALLDLIKEAGATIINGTEITDYETIVSPDWWDWDWGTRRGYPNESEYTVVAVDFYNNINTYLSELDNTDIRSLEDIVQYNYDNDGTEGGNPWPLGNPAFYSGQDGFLASLATKGIQDETYWQALEFTQTKTRKGIDNALNYKGKKLNGLLVPPAVGQSYQISAQAGYPIITLPAGIHSATGMPFGLAILQTAWAESELVKFGSAIEDLQKTTAGNQYKRSLPTWEGYKKKPIPLLNIYEGSD comes from the exons atgatggaCGGAGTGGCGGCTTCTGATAAAATGCGGgtcctcctctttttcttttttttttccttgtgTTCCGGAAGTATTACCGCCATTTTTGGTTGTTTCGACAGTGTAgagatgggtggtggcagtCTCACCTACTTCAAAAGCCTCGCAggcttggcagcagcagcaacgacCACTGCGGCGATGGCCCCAgccggagcagcagcagattTCTTCAAGATGCCTCTCTGCGGCCGCAGTTTCCGGCTCGAGGAAGCGAGCATTGATGACATGCAAAAGGCGATGGGCAACGGAACCGTGACAGCCGTGCAGCTCGTCGAGTGCTATGCGCAAAGAGTACTGCAGACTGACGATTACATCAA CTCGTTACTCGAATTCAACCCGGATGCTCTGGACATTGCAGCCAATCTTGaccgggagaggagggcgggaAAGGTCCGTGGGCCGATGCACGGCATTCCGTTTACCGTCAAGGAGAACATCGGAACCAAGGATAAGATGGAGACCACGGCCGGATCCTGGGCGCTTCTGGGCTCCCGAGTGCCGAGAGACGCGTTTGTGGTCAAAAAGCTGAGGGAAGCAGGAGGCGTGCTGCTGGGCAAGGCGACGCTCAGCGAGTGGGCGGATATGAGATCGAACAATTACAGCGAAGGCTACAGCGCACGGGGTGGACAGGCCCGGTCTCCCTACAACTTCACCGTCAACCCCGGCGGAAGCAGCAGTGGGAGCGCGATTGGGGTGGCAGCTAACGCGGTGGCAGTGTCTTTGGGAACGGAAACCGATGGCTCTGTCATCAATCCTGCCATGAGGAATTCGGTTGTCGGCTTCAAGCCCACCGTGGGACTGACTTCGAGAGCTGGAGTTGTTCCCGAGACGGAGCATCAAGACACGGTGGGCACATTTGGGCGCTCCGTGCGAGACGCCGTTTACACGCTTGACGCCATCTACGGGAAGGACCAACGAGACAACTACACACTTGCGCAGCAAAGTCCCAGGGGCGGTTATACGCAGTTTCTGACCAATAAGAGAGCTTTGAGGGGCGCGGCATTCGGACTGCCCTGGCAGTGTTTCTGGCGGCACGCTGACCCAGAGCAGCTGAGGCAGTTGACTGCGCTGCTCGATTTGATCAAGGAGGCGGgtgccaccatcatcaacgggACCGAGATCACAGACTACGAGACCATTGTCAGTCCGGATTGGTGGGACTGGGACTGGGGCACGAGAAGAGGCTATCCGAACGAAAGCGAGTAcactgttgttgctgttgactTTTATAACAACATCAATACATACCTCTCCGAATTAGATAACACTGACATCAGGTCGCTCGAGGATATTGT ACAATACAATTACGACAACGATGGCACTGAAGGAGGAAACCCGTGGCCATTGGGAAATCCCGCCTTCTACTCTGGCCAAGATGGTTTCCTGGCTTCATTGGCGACCAAGGGCATCCAAGATGAGACATACTGGCAGGCTCTCGAATTCACACAGACAAAGACCCGTAAAGGCATAGACAATGCTCTGAACTACAAAGGCAAGAAGCTCAATGGTTTGTTGGTCCCACCCGCTGTTGGCCAGAGCTATCAGATTTCTGCTCAAGCTGGatatcccatcatcactctgCCTGCCGGGATTCATTCGGCCACGGGAATGCCGTTCGGACTGGCCATTCTGCAGACGGCATGGGCTGAATCAGAGTTGGTCAAGTTTGGATCGGCCATTGAGGATTTGCAAAAGACCACGGCCGGGAACCAGTATAAACGGTCTCTTCCTACTTGGGAGGGctacaagaagaagccgatcCCATTGTTAAATATCTACGAGGGATCGGATTGA
- a CDS encoding hypothetical protein (EggNog:ENOG503P7GZ) has protein sequence MSNYGLPGGGNGAPDTDASNNFESLLAQLRRQSSPSPGPSSGPGPEQFSQFGTYSQGAAGQSFYGHHSNTDSPNLPGGHAPIDSPAFLPEAPTPPVGFGGSQFPPGLMNPIGAGRHIGGGGAGGGGDERTAHLLNLLKFNSSGGQGGPQSMQQPAAAREPPINYAPAHVAPQVIHAPAPAAADPTGLLAALMKGRLDAESTKPEAASTSSSWNQSAPPAAGTQQYLLNLLNRPKPSQHDADTQEPSLLTPPPAEDESSHGGRSAEPTLVGTLASRSEFEFDHKNVESPHSLHSHQSHQSHPSHQTGHQSGTAGNYSNPFDDLSSSSPVHRTPKSSTTPGASSTAGTSHPVPTSSAPAPASAAGPIPGTIQILKKPEQGLPRHQQRPFNDHGLANSPESARRQLEYAPSPLSHTSAVEKSDHVDVASVANSASAARPSEVKESVSDAVNGLAEQVDREAREAVARAQQEQAQAGTAQDFDHLLNDTTEEFAHSTQSGPRSQNQEFAHDDGRGASESTLTRELAKDLSDNVEDGSHAAQQPVADSWESAEADEIVVIEETAAPVKVYNFPMKPWITINLQETDEPRPVFREEAILDIARLKKDFDQIDRNLVSASETYMAYGMSKAGGLRVIRQEDGKDAKLFTDTKDRIFNVAISTSPSTEHPKEAIIGTGVSGTVYWVQLKNGERDHLEDAHPEQYGFALPPISSQEGGDIPGGVLKTRARTSSMHPDFFAVGRGKSINIIWPSFIFENNLFKNAHDRVVDTEKLLKQCSLKINTGKAGKDFTFSQDDTVVVSLDKSGRVKFWDVRDLTAVKEGSERSNPIPAQTTLEIKEPLLTLTTTPEGEKAWPTSVLLLDKYRPYQKRVALRYMVVGMKQNHTLQLWDLALGKPVQEFNFPHNKESDAVCSVMYHAPSSMIVVGHPTRNSIYFLHLSAPKYTLKNLSQVDYIQRLVAQDSSIPQPESTAVISGIREYSFANKGVLRSLTMLENPAATADGDEPTLFELYAMHSKGVTCLFVKQAELGWTKDNKVILLADAVETGLVTISKLVAPPPLQPAEASAQSSNILNDAATASQIRIVSRNAKEALQKMPSSQGEEKKGTGVSTPPKFERKEENDTPAPQPERNEKKGRKKKAAQQAQAQAAAAAAAAATGATDRDYPAPNGAAELNRATLQKLGKASRGNNGDPSSLPPSIPPAEPSSTAAAISSEHLESVVNKMESRIVANISSRFDTVFSDILKQMQEIQKRRDAEFANSQSHLLQMVSDVLNDNTESVLRALIIEQIDKNVIPSICGSVDRSVAEQLSSQTSSQVNAVQQELKRALPISVNQALQQTDLIKTISDKVSYNVNARIDQQVEIQITKAFNTLAPQLAKNIAQSLHQRNVDIHEAFERLEKRRRDEDAKLDRLIAQTKELSTAVASLAAVQSQVSKDFGTLREQVHQSSQQSTPIKQELNSRGHRDSSDFFSQTASDYGSQHFQHTQHQHQLPVSHARTHPQAPQPVTQRPQQPHQQALQHQFNSPSQQLYSPSGRDEEREAAELNKLLETIHNLLQNDNIDAAMLKWLHSGDKAEVVFQHIISRQSPGMLRNLAPLLLLSIGANLVNEFHSNTPKLTQKIDLLEFLLAAFESKLGSMDEQTREVTPRIMSLMRSKFQSLQSELMAVSPQSPQLNTLASMVKIASQIVELMKHGAVAGPVPSHIQGHYSNSAY, from the exons ATGTCCAATTACGGGTTGCCTGGCGGCGGCAACGGTGCGCCCGATACCGATGCATCAAACAACTTCGAGTCGCTTCTCGCCCAGCTCCGACGGCAGTCCTCTCCTAGTCCCGGCCCATCATCCGGCCCTGGACCCGAACAATTCTCCCAGTTTGGTACCTACAGTCAGGGCGCAGCTGGTCAGTCGTTTTACGGCCATCATTCCAATACCGACTCCCCCAACCTGCCGGGAGGCCATGCTCCCATTGATTCGCCTGCCTTCCTGCCCGAAGCTCCCACACCACCCGTCGGCTTTGGCGGCTCTCAGTTCCCCCCCGGCCTTATGAATCCCATCGGAGCAGGCCGTCAtattggcggtggtggtgctggcggggGCGGGGACGAGAGAACAGCACATTTGTTGAACCTGCTCAAGTTTAACAGCAGCGGTGGTCAAGGTGGTCCGCAAAGCATGCAGCAACCGGCTGCGGCTCGGGAGCCACCCATCAACTATGCTCCTGCGCACGTAGCGCCTCAGGTTATCCATGCCCCGGCCCCAGCTGCTGCCGACCCTACTGGCCTCCTTGCGGCCCTGATGAAGGGTCGTCTCGACGCCGAGTCCACCAAGCCCGAAGCCGCTTCGACATCTTCGTCGTGGAATCAGTCGGCCCCGCCCGCTGCGGGCACGCAGCAGTATCTTCTCAATCTGCTAAATCGGCCCAAGCCCAGCCAACATGATGCCGACACTCAAGAACCAAGCCTTTtgacccccccccccgccgaggatgagagcTCCCATGGGGGTCGGTCTGCCGAGCCGACACTCGTTGGCACACTGGCTTCGCGTTCCGAGTTCGAGTTCGATCATAAAAACGTCGAGTCTCCACACTCGCTTCATTCCCACCAGTCACACCAGTCGCATCCGTCGCATCAGACAGGTCATCAATCCGGTACCGCTGGGAATTATTCCAACCCTTTCGATGAcctttccagctcctcgcCGGTACATCGCACCCCCAAGTCTTCCACCACTCCGGGAGCTTCGAGCACCGCCGGGACTAGTCATCCAGTCCCTACTAGTTCGGCCCCCGCTCCTGCTTCAGCTGCCGGACCCATCCCCGGGACTATTCAGATTCTGAAGAAACCTGAACAAGGGCTCCCTCGTCATCAGCAAAGACCCTTCAACGACCACGGCTTGGCCAACAGCCCCGAGAGCGCCAGGCGTCAGCTGGAATATGCTCCGTCGCCTCTCTCCCATACCAGCGCCGTTGAGAAGTCAGACCATGTAGACGTCGCGTCTGTTGCCAATAGCGCCTCTGCCGCTCGGCCATCGGAGGTCAAGGAAAGTGTGTCGGATGCCGTCAACGGTCTGGCCGAGCAAGTTGACCGGGAAGCTCGGGAGGCTGTCGCTCGTGCTCAGCAAGAACAAGCCCAGGCTGGAACCGCCCAGGACTTTGACCATTTGCTGAATGACACCACCGAGGAGTTTGCTCACTCTACCCAGAGCGGACCCCGGTCTCAGAACCAAGAGTTTGCCCATGATGATGGTCGAGGAGCTAGCGAGTCGACCCTTACGAGGGAGCTCGCTAAGGACCTGTCTGATAACGTGGAGGATGGTTCTCATGCTGCCCAACAGCCTGTAGCCGACAGCTGGGAGAGCGCCGAGGCGGACGAGATTGTTGTGATTGAAGAGACCGCAGCTCCGGTCAAGGTGTACAACTTTCCCATGAAACCCTGGATCACTATCAATCTTCAAGAGACTGATGAGCCCCGGCCAGTGTTCCGTGAGGAAGCCATCCTTGACATTGCGCGGCTTAAGAAGGACTTTGATCAGATTGATCGCAACCTCGTGTCCGCCTCCGAGACCTACATGGCCTACGGCATGTCCAAAGCTGGCGGCCTTCGCGTGATCCGGCAAGAAGACGGCAAAGACGCCAAACTCTTCACCGACACAAAGGATCGCATCTTCAACGTTGCCATctccacctcgccctcgactGAGCATCCCAAGGAAGCCATCATTGGTACAGGCGTCAGTGGGACCGTTTACTGGGTCCAGCTCAAGAATGGAGAGCGTGATCATTTGGAAGATGCTCATCCTGAACAGTACGGCTTTGCTTTGCCCCCCATCTCGTCGCAAGAGGGCGGCGACATACCTGGTGGCGTCCTCAAGACCCGCGCCCGCACCTCGTCCATGCATCCGGACTTTTTTGCCGTCGGCCGTGGAAAgtccatcaacatcatctgGCCCTCGTTCATCTTCGAAAACAACTTGTTCAAGAATGCCCACGACCGCGTGGTCGACACTGAAAAGCTTCTGAAGCAGTGCTCGCTCAAGATCAACACAGGCAAGGCTGGAAAGGACTTTACGTTCAGCCAGGATGACACTGTAGTTGTCTCGCTGGATAAGAGCGGGCGGGTCAAGTTCTGGGACGTCCGGGACCTCACGGCTGTTAAGGAAGGCTCAGAGCGTTCGAATCCCATTCCGGCACAAACCACgctcgagatcaaggagcCGCTCCTCACCCTGACGACCACTCCGGAGGGTGAAAAGGCCTGGCCTACCtctgtgttgctgttggatAAGTACCGACCGTACCAGAAGCGTGTTGCCCTGCGCTACATGGTTGTGGGCATGAAGCAGAACCACACCCTCCAGCTGTGGGACCTCGCTCTTGGCAAGCCGGTGCAGGAGTTCAACTTCCCGCACAACAAGGAGTCAGACGCCGTCTGTAGCGTCATGTACCACGCCCCGTCCAGCATGATTGTGGTCGGCCACCCAACGCGAAACTCTATCTACTTTCTTCATCTTTCGGCGCCTAAGTACACGCTCAAAAACCTGTCGCAAGTGGACTACATTCAGCGCCTCGTGGCCCAAGACTCGTCGATTCCTCAGCCAGAGTCTACTGCCGTCATTAGTGGTATCCGGGAGTATTCTTTTGCCAACAAGGGCGTGCTTCGCAGCCTGACCATGCTGGAGAACCCTGCTGCTACTGCCGACGGCGATGAGCCCACACTGTTTGAGCTCTATGCCATGCATTCCAAGGGCGTGACCTGCTTGTTTGTCAAGCAGGCCGAACTCGGCTGGACCAAGGACAATAAGGTTATTCTCTTGGCCGATGCCGTCGAGACAGGCCTGgtcaccatctccaagcttgttgcgcctcctcctctccagcccgCGGAAGCCTCAGCTCAAAGCAGCAACATCTTGAACGACGCCGCCACCGCTTCCCAGATTCGCATCGTCTCGCGTAATGCCAAGGAAGCACTGCAGAAGATGCCGTCTTCTCAGGgtgaggagaaaaaggggaccGGCGTGTCGACGCCGCCCAAGTTTGAGCGAAAGGAGGAGAACGACACGCCAGCGCCGCAGCCTGAAAGGAACGAAAAGAagggaagaaagaagaaggcagcTCAGCAGGCTCAAGcgcaggctgctgctgctgctgctgcggctgctaCAGGTGCAACGGATCGCGACTACCCTGCTCCCAACGGCGCTGCCGAGCTCAACAGAGCTACCTTGCAAAAACTGGGAAAGGCTTCCCGTGGCAACAACGGCGACCCATCCTCCCTGCCCCCTTCGATCCCTCCTGCCGAGCCATCCTCAACGGCAGCCGCCATTTCCTCCGAGCACCTCGAATCCGTCGTCAACAAGATGGAATCCCGCATCGTCGCCAACATTTCTAGCCGCTTCGACACCGTCTTCAGCGACATTCTCAAGCAGATGCAGGAGATTCAGAAGAGGCGTGACGCCGAGTTTGCCAACAGCCAGTCTCATCTGTTGCAGATGGTGTCTGATGTTCTCAACGATAATACCGAGTCTGTGCTCCGTGCTTTGATCATTGAACAGATTGACAAGAACGTCATACCCTCCATTTGCGGCTCTGTCGACCGTTCCGTTGCCGAACAGTTGAGCAGCCAGACCAGCTCCCAGGTCAACGCCGTCCAACAGGAGTTGAAGAGAGCTCTGCCCATCTCGGTCAAccaggcgctgcagcagaCCGACTTGATCAAGACCATTTCCGACAAGGTCTCGTACAACGTCAATGCTCGGATCGATCAGCAAGTTGAGATCCAAATCACCAAAGCCTTCAACACGCTTGCTCCCCAGCTGGCCAAAAACATAGCGCAGAGTCTTCATCAGCGCAATGTCGACATTCACGAGGCCTTCGAGAGGCTCGAGAAACGCCGCCGCGACGAAGATGCCAAGCTTGATCGCCTGATTGCCCAGACCAAGGAGCTCTCCACCGCCGTTGCATCACTAGCAGCAGTTCAGTCTCAGGTATCCAAAGATTTCGGGACTTTGAGAGAACAGGTCCATCAGTCAAGTCAACAAAGCACCCCCATCAAGCAGGAATTAAACAGCCGTGGTCACCGTGATAGCTCGGACTTCTTCAGTCAAACTGCTTCGGATTACGGGTCGCAGCATTTCCAGCACAcgcagcatcaacaccagctgCCTGTGTCACATGCCCGCACCCATCCGCAGGCACCTCAACCCGTAACACAGCGTCCACAGCAGCCTCATCAGCAGGCGCTCCAGCACCAGTTCAACAGTCCCAGCCAACAGTTGTACTCCCCCTCGGGCCGTGACGAGGAGCGTGAGGCCGCCGAGCTTAACAAGCTTCTCGAGACCATCCACAATCTGCTGCAGAACGATAATATCGATGCTGCCATGCTCAAGTGGCTCCACAGCGGTGACAAGGCCGAGGTGGTCTTCCAGCACATTATTTCTCGGCAGTCTCCGGGCATGCTGCGAAATCTAGCCCCTCTTCTGCTGCTTTCGATCGGCGCCAACCTTGTCAACGAATTCCACAGCAACACTCCCAAGCTCACGCAAAAGATTGACTTGCTCGAGTTTTTGCTGGCCGCTTTCGAGTCCAAGCTTGGCTCAATG GATGAGCAAACCCGCGAGGTGACACCTCGAATCATGTCGCTTATGCGGAGCAAGTTCCAGTCGCTGCAGTCAGAGCTCATGGCCGTCAGTCCCCAGAGCCCCCAGCTGAACACGCTCGCGTCTATGGTCAAAATTGCCTCCCAAATTGTGGAACTGATGAAGCATGGCGCTGTTGCCGGGCCTGTGCCAAGCCACATCCAAGGGCACTACAGTAACTCTGCTTACTGA
- a CDS encoding hypothetical protein (EggNog:ENOG503P4N6; COG:S) translates to MFCLRSWLPLLFIPTSASPVFIFLFFLCTYFLNRPCVYCSILLFILFLTSCNWSDHCFFDFASNWFQPRLAASYIYLPTITGWNATTDATASPSSTTHVVTDVLNTTAGALATAAAEKIAQTKVEWTGLGLEWLRSLLGRREWEIDCLDLHIRL, encoded by the exons ATGTTTTGTTTGCGCAG TTGGCTGCCCCTCCTTTTTATACCAACCAGCGCATCGCCCGTCTtcatctttctcttcttcctctgcaCCTACTTTCTCAACCGCCCATGCGTCTATTGCTCGATTCTGCTCTTCATACTCTTCCTGACGTCGTGCAACTGGTCTGACCATTGCTTCTTTGACTTTGCGAGCAACTGGTTCCAGCCAAGGCTGGCTGCAAGCTACATTTACCTGCCCACCATCACGGGCTGGAACGCGACGACAGATGCTACCGCGAGCCCAAGCTCGACGACACATGTCGTTACCGACGTGCTGAATACGACTGCCGGTGCTCTTGCCACGGCGGCAGCGGAGAAGATCGCTCAGACGAAGGTGGAATGGACGGGATTGGGGCTTGAGTGGCTAAGGAGTTTGCTAGGGAGGAGAGAATGGGAGATCGATTGCTTGGATCTCCATATACGACTGTGA